In the genome of Phaeodactylum tricornutum CCAP 1055/1 chromosome 18, whole genome shotgun sequence, one region contains:
- a CDS encoding predicted protein, giving the protein MAANLRFLMSSVIVCMIKSSLSIVTARDLNAEDYDDLSQGITNATFLDEEEDETRLWKAHGWLMAAAWGVMVPLAVGASLLRSWLPEGLWFRLHLALNAIAMFCVFAGFGIAVHVFSDNNEKHFVEFQHRKMDLVVFLLAVLQLVGVIVRPGLPKPNPSDATTSVPDNIDTVGKEETLPMPPTKKSLFRSIWEYTHRVLGIGGLALAWWTCYPLFTIYTAAFWGVTGGLASVIAILTVFAKFGGSK; this is encoded by the exons ATGGCGGCCAACTTACGCTTCTTGATGTCATCGGTAATTGTCTGCATGATAAAGTCTTCGCTCTCGATAGTGACAGCCAGGGACCTGAATGCTGAAGATTATGATGATCTTTCGCAAGGGATTACCAACGCTACTttcttggacgaggaagaggatgaAACGCGGTTGTGGAAAGCGCACGGATGGCTCATGGCCGCGGCCTGGGGTGTAATGGTACCGCTCGCTGTCGGTGCCAGTCTCCTGCGATCCTGGTTGCCAGAAGGACTATGGTTTCGTCTGCATCTAGCATTGAATGCGATT GCCATGTTTTGTGTGTTTGCTGGTTTCGGTATCGCGGTGCATGTCTTCAGCGACAATAACGAGAAACATTTCGTGGAATTCCAACACAGAAAGATGGATCTGGTTGTCTTTTTGTTGGCCGTTTTGCAGCTCGTGGGGGTTATTGTCCGACCGGGATTACCCAAACCAAATCCCAGTGATGCAACCACATCCGTTCCAGATAACATTGATACTGTTGGCAAAGAGGAGACCCTGCCAATGCCCCCAACCAAGAAGAGCCTGTTCCGGTCGATTTGGGAATACACACATCGAGTCTTGGGCATTGGAGGTCTCGCCCTCGCGTGGTGGACTTGTTACCCTTTGTTTACAATT TACACGGCAGCCTTTTGGGGTGTCACTGGTGGACTAGCTAGCGTAATTGCCATTTTGACCGTTTTTGCCAAGTTTGGTGGCTCAAAGTGA
- a CDS encoding predicted protein: MAASRLRSIFFICCGILLNFLGSDGARYSISGPVVTLTLKEPAVERKTASTLASRFVSSNAAAAGDGSDTASSSGRGTSYDTAKPWLDLSSIRPSVEWSIQSQEPPLPNWVPTLNGVKAAVGYDYHPYAQSPPTLLLPSWIEGTVKFSRNAFEAILQPSHDFRTKRTSVVAQVSRGTSNLLARFGTRQKHLLEAATASLHMHLPYTSVSAVRVTPSVDIVARNLSCRVEAVSGGAARTKAVLNLEYDNPTLTVLHSLDARHTIAPEISLYNAKITYAWNVALAGGGSVQTKVDPISDIRISWNDPSAAGGSWTTDVRLPLEGTTMQALAADIRVRRQFRF; the protein is encoded by the coding sequence atggcggcttcTCGATTGCGTAGTATCTTCTTTATTTGCTGCGGCATTCTTTTGAATTTTCTGGGTTCTGATGGTGCCAGATATAGCATCAGTGGACCCGTGGTGACTCTGACATTAAAGGAACCTGCGGTAGAACGAAAAACGGCATCGACGCTGGCGTCGCGATTTGTTTCTTCGaacgctgctgctgccggCGATGGATCGGATACCGCCTCGTCATCCGGACGTGGTACTAGCTACGATACCGCGAAACCATGGCTAGACCTGTCTTCCATTCGTCCAAGTGTGGAATGGAGCATACAATCACAGGAACCGCCGTTGCCGAACTGGGTTCCGACCCTCAATGGCGTCAAAGCGGCTGTCGGCTATGACTACCATCCGTACGCGCAATCACCCCCCACGCTGCTGCTACCTTCCTGGATTGAAGGGACGGTGAAGTTTTCCCGTAATGCCTTCGAAGCAATCCTGCAGCCTTCTCACGACTTTCGAACGAAACGTACCAGTGTGGTTGCGCAAGTGTCTCGGGGGACCTCCAATCTCCTGGCTCGGTTCGGTACACGCCAAAAGCATTTACTGGAAGCTGCTACCGCATCTCTACATATGCATTTACCCTACACTTCCGTAAGTGCTGTTCGCGTTACCCCGTCGGTCGACATTGTGGCCCGAAACTTGTCGTGTCGCGTGGAAGCAGTGTCGGGTGGAGCCGCCCGCACCAAGGCCGTATTGAATCTGGAATACGATAATCCCACGTTGACGGTCCTGCACTCGCTGGATGCACGCCATACAATTGCGCCCGAAATCAGTTTGTACAATGCGAAAATTACGTACGCCTGGAATGTGGCATTGGCAGGAGGCGGTAGCGTGCAAACCAAGGTCGATCCCATTTCCGACATTCGCATTTCTTGGAACGATCCAAGTGCGGCGGGGGGTAGTTGGACGACCGATGTGCGACTGCCATTGGAAGGGACAACTATGCAAGCGTTGGCCGCGGATATTCGAGTCCGACGGCAATTTCGATTTTAA
- a CDS encoding predicted protein yields the protein MNDPVALHHAPGAAAAPEQEHRRNLGKLYKMLAIAVLACLAMVLQATSWLLETYQDELVEHQRQRRRHRLKADDERRDAENFVQGEQEDGAIDSKATVHDSEPTRAETLHVRKHLADTGSSRATAAQAYWNRAVPALASWDSIATTNSRSSLVARSNLMLEGSMMDDQSSWDDFMTARNGKNRTADSWHAMQQAAALGHQQAQLYVAHTLTAGFGWTHQSTATVSEGLELQLDDPMLHSLLFDGDNQTKLVLQESWIESSQAQSPQHYRQQVQAWLYWYMSAKQGNVEAMLALGHRMDRLRDQNPSSFTCQDVLPYYQEAANAIIDELEVSPLRAKVMPPWEAHDLSKVHLYGGTSSKLDYVNKPDEKQEALQFYHARATQKSLSSSKNAADVNAAAQAAYKLGNLYQFGIKGVEQNLTLAISYYELAALAGHWEAAGQAGKMFLWGMGVPQDAYKAHKMFRIGMPWSVETCHRKYEQKQARARLQKHKEHANTNDPVYLCEDQCLNGMGLLRLLGLPMIVSLDVEIAERLFVLAKEQGNIDARYNLAMMKLGWKTHFQSIHKLEDSGQTSLEDSFFPMSQLVSGHPTQAEYNSILMDLMEASRHKHVQAKHRLALLHAEGVRIMHKGNNLAAVSKDCEKSLKHFQWVTENASPWLSLRMRAAYKRYTAGDEEGALKNYLAAAETGSELAQRNAAFLLERGTCLGLSKVNCAKAAVRLWKAAADKGHVEANVRVGDFYYYGRFREERSFVGPFGWIHYLLYPEDGLRDLLQVAKELLRPIIFTRQVEREGYSDDSDESVCEIADDSTDSACPTCSIEGAYALADDEHSLEKDLSMAVRYYRSAVERSGSARANFNLGFLYEWGLGVKQDFPLAKRHYDNAVAGIGLEAQIPVSIALYFLRWHQWILKQRVYAGGLWSKLRSEVQEERGRQEHSTQQKENIPTPSIEKRQAGQPIPGPNHLSKTRMDVIVSHVFSWESALILVLTVLLSLLLRIRPTPR from the coding sequence ATGAACGATCCAGTAGCCTTGCACCATGCACCGGGAGCCGCGGCTGCTCCTGAACAAGAGCATCGCCGAAACCTGGGAAAGCTTTACAAAATGCTCGCTATCGCTGTCTTGGCATGTCTCGCCATGGTGTTGCAGGCCACTTCATGGCTCCTTGAAACGTACCAAGACGAACTAGTAGAACACCAAcggcaacgtcgtcgtcatAGATTGAAGGCTGACGATGAGAGAAGAGACGCGGAAAATTTTGTTCAAGGAGAACAGGAAGATGGCGCTATCGATTCCAAGGCGACGGTGCATGATTCGGAACCAACCCGGGCGGAAACGCTGCACGTGCGCAAGCACTTGGCCGATACCGGGTCATCGCGCGCCACGGCGGCACAAGCCTACTGGAATAGGGCCGTACCCGCGTTAGCATCGTGGGACAGCATAGCTACAACCAATTCTCGGTCGTCACTCGTAGCCCGATCAAATTTGATGTTGGAGGGTTCTATGATGGATGATCAGTCGTCTTGGGATGATTTTATGACTGCCCGAAACGGTAAAAACCGAACGGCCGATAGCTGGCACGCCATGCAACAGGCTGCCGCTTTGGGACATCAGCAGGCACAACTATACGTTGCTCACACTTTGACAGCTGGATTCGGATGGACTCACCAAAGCACTGCCACGGTTAGTGAGGGATTAGAGCTCCAATTGGATGATCCTATGCTCCATTCCTTGCTGTTTGATGGTGACAACCAAACAAAACTTGTTCTACAAGAATCGTGGATTGAGTCGTCGCAGGCGCAATCGCCGCAACATTATCGGCAACAGGTCCAAGCGTGGTTATACTGGTACATGTCGGCAAAACAAGGGAATGTGGAGGCCATGCTGGCGTTGGGACACCGGATGGATCGGTTGCGCGACCAAAATCCTTCCAGTTTTACTTGTCAAGACGTGTTGCCGTATTATCAAGAAGCCGCAAACGCTATTATCGACGAGCTCGAGGTCTCTCCTTTGCGTGCAAAAGTCATGCCACCTTGGGAAGCACACGATCTATCTAAAGTTCATCTCTATGGCGGGACGTCCTCTAAATTGGACTACGTCAACAAACCCGACGAAAAACAAGAAGCGCTCCAATTCTATCACGCTCGGGCGACGCAAAAGAGTCTTAGTTCCAGTAAAAACGCAGCTGACGTGAACGCTGCCGCACAGGCCGCGTACAAACTTGGTAATCTATACCAGTTCGGTATTAAAGGCGTGGAACAAAATTTGACATTGGCCATTTCATACTACGAACTTGCCGCCTTGGCGGGCCACTGGGAAGCTGCTGGCCAAGCGGGAAAAATGTTTCTTTGGGGTATGGGCGTACCTCAGGATGCCTACAAGGCACACAAAATGTTTCGGATCGGCATGCCTTGGAGTGTCGAAACATGCCACCGCAAATACGAACAAAAACAAGCGAGAGCCCGTTTACAAAAGCACAAGGAACATGCAAATACCAACGATCCGGTATATCTCTGCGAAGACCAGTGTCTGAATGGAATGGGTTTGTTACGGTTGCTTGGATTGCCCATGATAGTGTCATTAGATGTGGAAATTGCCGAGCGACTTTTTGTCCTGGCGAAGGAACAAGGAAATATTGACGCGCGATACAATCTAGCCATGATGAAATTGGGTTGGAAAACCCACTTTCAGTCCATTCACAAATTAGAGGATAGTGGACAGACAAGTTTGGAAGACAGCTTTTTTCCAATGTCGCAACTTGTGAGTGGTCATCCCACTCAGGCCGAGTATAATTCGATTCTAATGGACTTGATGGAGGCTTCGCGACACAAACATGTTCAAGCCAAACACCGACTAGCTCTACTACACGCTGAAGGTGTCCGCATCATGCACAAGGGCAACAATCTCGCCGCTGTGAGCAAAGATTGCGAGAAGTCTCTGAAGCACTTTCAGTGGGTTACTGAAAACGCGTCTCCCTGGTTGAGTTTACGTATGCGGGCTGCGTACAAGCGGTATACGGCTGGCGATGAAGAAGGCGCGTTGAAGAATTATTTGGCCGCGGCCGAAACGGGCTCGGAACTAGCTCAACGCAACGCGGCCTTTTTGTTGGAACGTGGAACGTGTCTGGGATTGTCCAAGGTCAATTGCGCCAAGGCTGCTGTAAGGTTATGGAAGGCTGCTGCCGATAAAGGTCACGTTGAAGCGAACGTCCGGGTCGGCGATTTCTACTACTATGGACGATTCCGGGAAGAGAGAAGCTTTGTGGGACCATTCGGCTGGATCCACTACTTGTTGTACCCGGAGGATGGCTTGCGGGATCTCTTGCAGGTAGCAAAGGAGCTGCTGCGTCCAATTATTTTTACTCGACAAGTTGAGCGAGAAGGTTATTCcgatgacagcgacgagTCCGTTTGTGAGATTGCGGATGACAGCACGGATTCGGCTTGCCCTACCTGTTCTATTGAAGGCGCTTATGCTCTCGCCGACGACGAGCACAGTTTAGAAAAGGATTTGTCAATGGCGGTTCGGTATTATCGATCCGCGGTGGAACGATCGGGTAGTGCACGGGCGAACTTTAATTTGGGCTTTCTTTACGAATGGGGTTTGGGTGTCAAGCAGGATTTTCCCTTGGCCAAACGTCACTACGACAATGCTGTCGCCGGGATTGGTTTGGAGGCTCAGATTCCTGTGTCAATTGCCTTGTACTTTTTGCGATGGCACCAATGGATTTTAAAACAACGTGTATACGCCGGTGGTCTATGGAGCAAACTCCGATCGGAAGTACAAGAGGAACGAGGACGGCAAGAGCACAGCACCCagcagaaagaaaatattCCTACCCCATCCATCGAGAAACGGCAAGCAGGGCAACCAATTCCGGGCCCAAACCACCTATCCAAAACCAGAATGGATGTGATCGTGTCCCATGTATTCAGCTGGGAGAGTGCGCTCATTCTGGTTTTGACCGTCTTGCTGTCGTTACTGTTACGAATTCGACCAACTCCAAGATAG
- a CDS encoding predicted protein, whose protein sequence is MIQSAAPSCRRWWALGFAAVALWVDSTSGWTTQRPPMAGLRRFQSSAWYMSSSSTEKPTTSGTINGGGGKQKAASQPKKTAGIVYDAQKIRNFSIIAHIDHGKSTLADRLLETTQTVAQRDMEAQLLDNMDLERERGITIKLQAARVLYQARDGEMYCLNLIDTPGHVDFSYEVSRSLAACEGALLVVDASQGIEAQTLANVYLALENDLEIIPILNKIDLPAADPERVAEEIEATIGLDCSGIVHASAKTGIGIDDILERIVQMVPPPPAATGGPFRALIFDSYYDAYRGVIVFFRVMDGEVSQGDKVRFLASDAEHDVTEVGIMQPNQVPVDCLHAGEVGYLWGNIKDVLDARVGDTIVLAKEYKESASKGKSPPIEALPGYADSVPMVYCGLFPVDADQYESLRDALGKLRLNDAALSYEPESSGAMGFGFRCGFLGLLHMEIVQERLQREYDIDLIVTAPSVVYKVKKEHQEEFFIDTPAKMPDLGRNDVALEPYVRMEVLTPSEYNGAIIELGQERRGDLIDIKFLTPTRSTIVYELPLAEVITDFFDQLKSRTKGYASMEYSLIDYRASDLVRLDVKINYEMAPPLACVVHRDKAQSIGRRLCASLKDLIPRQMFKIPIQACIGVKVIASESISPMRKDVLAKCYGGDISRKKKLLQKQAKGKKRMKSIGKVNVPQEAFMAVLKLNE, encoded by the exons ATGATCCAAAGTGCCGCACCATCGTGCCGACGGTGGTGGGCGTTAGGGTTCGCGGCGGTGGCGCTGTGGGTCGACTCGACGTCGGGTTGGACAACCCAACGCCCGCCGATGGCGGGCCTGCGACGCTTCCAGTCATCCGCCTGGTAcatgtcgtcgtcttccaccgAAAAACCCACCACCAGTGGCACTAtcaacggcggcggcggcaagCAGAAGGCCGCTTCGCAACCGAAGAAGACAGCAGGCATCGTCTACGACGCACAGAAAATACGAAACTTTTCCATTATTGCGCACATTGATCACGGCAAGTCGACACTGGCGGACCGATTATTGGAAACGACCCAAACAGTCGCTCAGCGAGACATGGAAGCGCAATTGTTGGACAATATGGATCTGGAACGGGAACGGGGTATTACCATCAAGTTGCAAGCCGCTCGGGTTTTGTATCAGGCAAGAGACGGTGAAATGTA TTGCTTAAATTTGATCGATACTCCGGGACACGTCGATTTCTCCTACGAAGTTTCACGTTCGTTGGCGGCTTGTGAAGGCGCCTTGCTCGTAGTGGATGCCTCTCAGGGTATCGAGGCGCAAACCTTGGCCAACGTGTACCTGGCGCTCGAAAACGACCTCGAGATTATCCCCATTCTCAACAAGATCGATTTGCCAGCGGCCGACCCCGAGCGCGTCgcggaagaaatcgaagccACGATTGGTTTGGATTGCAGTGGGATTGTGCACGCCAGTGCCAAGACCGGCATTGGTATCGATgatattctcgaacgcatcgTCCAAATGGTACCGCCACCCCCCGCGGCCACCGGTGGACCCTTCCGAGCCCTCATTTTCGATTCCTACTACGATGCCTACCGCGGCGTTATTGTCTTCTTTCGCGTCATGGACGGAGAAGTCTCGCAAGGAGACAAGGTGCGCTTCCTCGCTTCGGATGCCGAACACGATGTCACCGAAGTTGGCATTATGCAACCGAATCAAGTCCCGGTGGATTGCCTGCATGCCGGTGAAGTCGGATACCTTTGGGGGAACATTAAGGATGTACTGGATGCTCGCGTAGGTGATACCATCGTGCTGGCGAAAGAATACAAGGAATCCGCCAGCAAAGGGAAGTCGCCACCGATCGAGGCGCTACCCGGATACGCGGACTCCGTTCCCATGGTGTATTGCGGTCTGTTTCCCGTCGATGCGGATCAGTACGAATCCTTGCGTGACGCCCTCGGAAAATTGCGTCTAAACGATGCCGCGTTATCGTACGAACCGGAAAGTTCAGGGGCCATGGGGTTTGGCTTTCGCTGCGGCTTTTTGGGATTGTTGCACATGGAAATTGTTCAAGAACGGTTACAACGTGAGTACGATATTGATTTGATCGTTACGGCACCCTCGGTCGTCTACAAGGTGAAAAAGGAACACCAGGAAGAATTTTTTATCGATACTCCGGCGAAAATGCCCGACTTGGGACGCAACGATGTTGCTTTAGAACCTTATGTACGGATGGAGGTGTTGACCCCCAGTGAATACAATGGAGCCATAATTGAATTGGGGCAAGAACGACGAGGCGATTTGATTGATATCAAGTTTTTGACGCCCACTCGATCCACAATCGTGTACGAATTACCCCTGGCCGAAGTGATTACGGACTTTTTCGATCAACTCAAATCCCGTACGAAGGGCTACGCCTCGATGGAATACTCCTTGATCGACTACCGAGCAAGTGATTTGGTCCGGCTCGATGTCAAAATTAACTACGAAATGGCCCCGCCGCTCGCTTGTGTCGTGCACCGTGACAAGGCCCAATCCATCGGGCGACGATTGTGTGCGTCCCTCAAGGACCTCATTCCTCGCCAAATGTTCAAAATCCCCATTCAAGCCTGTATCGGTGTCAAAGTGATTGCGTCCGAATCCATATCGCCAATGCGCAAGGACGTCCTGGCCAAGTGCTACGGTGGTGACATCTCGCGTAAAAAGAAACTGCTACAGAAACAAGCCAAGGGCAAAAAGCGGATGAAAAGTATCGGGAAAGTGAATGTCCCGCAAGAAGCCTTTATGGCGGTCCTGAAGTTAAACGAGTAA
- a CDS encoding predicted protein yields MASAYRQAREASEPAAVHDGTTKTTVMDSSSSMSVSSSSSGPTTTTPRSTALGSASSALRTVTGTPLVVAHDVPFNWVDGLPYIPTRFADLADPQSIQRVVALLLQATLSNTNTTTPDSTDHAPDQPPSVHSPNPTPPTSTVAIAPDDWNVIYSSFQLEQVAGGITNTLVRVTNLSSFFDPTTTPDSVLVRIFGAVGLIDRDEETHVLARLAVRGIAPAYYGRFGNGRLEAWRDGMRALATYELGEPDKLVPIAREVARLHHTHLHDIDRSDADNESTPQNNDNNDSITSTHEPTLWTQLYDWYDQALVATASTKSVTLELSSYRAELDWVRSLTPPDTPIAFCHNDLLAANILYNDNPDPTDPRVIQLIDFEYGGTNYVAFDIANHFNEFAGGPPTHPVPDYDNLPTPAQQLLFAETYLEQEQELQQQPGATTTAWKSARELLDHVRIFALANHLYWGLWAVNQAATEGCDAFDYRTYAVNRLKQYHVVKQEYADSTAINGHV; encoded by the coding sequence ATGGCGTCGGCGTATCGGCAAGCCCGGGAGGCCAGCGAACCGGCAGCCGTCCACGACGGTACCACGAAGACCACCGTCATGGACAGTAGTAGCAGCATGAGCGTgagtagtagtagtagcggtccgacgacgacgactcctCGTAGTACGGCGCTTGGGAGTGCCAGCAGCGCTTTGCGCACCGTCACCGGTACACCCCTCGTCGTCGCCCACGACGTGCCGTTCAACTGGGTTGACGGTCTCCCCTACATCCCGACACGGTTTGCCGATTTGGCCGATCCCCAATCCATCCAACGCGTCGTGGCTCTTCTCCTCCAAGCCACCctttccaacaccaacaccaccactCCCGACTCGACCGACCACGCACCCGACCAACCCCCTTCCGTACACTCGCCGAACCCCACTCCACCGACCTCCACCGTCGCCATTGCTCCGGACGATTGGAACGTGATTTATTCCAGTTTCCAACTCGAACAAGTCGCGGGGGGAATTACCAATACACTCGTCCGCGTCACCAATTTGTCCAGTTTTTTCGATCCCACGACGACTCCCGATTCCGTCCTCGTGCGGATCTTTGGAGCCGTCGGTTTGATTGATCGGGACGAAGAAACACACGTCTTGGCTCGGTTGGCCGTTCGGGGCATCGCTCCCGCCTATTACGGACGTTTCGGGAACGGCCGTTTGGAAGCATGGCGGGATGGGATGCGGGCTCTCGCGACCTACGAACTCGGCGAACCCGACAAACTCGTACCCATTGCCCGGGAAGTTGCTCGACTCCATCACACTCATCTACACGATATCGACCGCAGTGATGCCGATAACGAATCCACTCCccaaaacaacgacaacaacgacagcattACATCCACGCACGAGCCTACCTTGTGGACGCAATTGTACGATTGGTACGACCAGGCCTTGGTCGCCACCGCTTCCACCAAGTCGGTCACACTCGAGTTGTCCAGTTACCGGGCGGAACTGGACTGGGTCCGTTCCCTGACCCCACCGGACACACCCATTGCGTTTTGTCACAACGACCTGCTCGCCGCCAATATTCTTTACAACGACAATCCCGACCCTACCGATCCCCGGGTGATTCAACTGATTGATTTCGAATACGGGGGGACCAATTACGTCGCCTTTGACATTGCGAACCACTTTAACGAATTTGCCGGAGGTCCCCCGACGCATCCCGTACCGGACTACGACAATCTACCCACACCGGCACAACAATTACTCTTTGCCGAAACCTATCTCGAACAAGAACAAGAACTGCAACAGCAACCAGGCGCGACAACCACGGCCTGGAAGTCGGCACGGGAATTGTTGGACCACGTACGGATCTTTGCCCTCGCCAATCACCTGTACTGGGGTTTGTGGGCCGTTAACCAAGCCGCCACCGAAGGGTGTGACGCATTCGATTACCGTACCTACGCTGTCAATCGACTGAAACAGTACCACGTGGTCAAACAGGAATACGCAGATTCCACCGCGATCAATGGTCACGTGTAA